One genomic region from Streptomyces sp. Li-HN-5-11 encodes:
- a CDS encoding L-aspartate oxidase: MTSTGTSTGIRLHAPAPGWNISADVVVVGSGVAGLTAALRCEAAGLSTVVVTKARLDDGSTRWAQGGIAAALGEGDTPEQHLDDTLVAGAGLCDEEAVRILVTEGPDAVRRLISTGAHFDTDDEGDIHLTREGGHHRRRIAHAGGDATGAEVSRALVEAVHARGLRTIENALVLDLLTDAEGRTAGVTLHVMGEGQHDGVGAVYAPAVVLATGGMGQVFSATTNPSVSTGDGVALALRAGAEVSDLEFVQFHPTVLFLGPDAEGQQPLVSEAVRGEGARLVDADGVRFMVGQHELAELAPRDIVAKGILRRMLEQGAEHMYLDARHFGADMWEHRFPTILAACRANGIDPLTDLIPIAPAAHYASGGVRTDAHGRTTVPGLYACGEVACTGVHGANRLASNSLLEGLVYAERIAADIASARGDSGLHARVPAPVPNPEKPAHPLLAAEARFAIQRIMTEGAGVLRSAESLGKAAEQLQRLHSEARDALEQNGKTAEPGVDTWEATNLMCVARVLVAAARLREETRGCHWREDRAERDDAHWRRHIVVRLNPDRTLAVRTTDTADFPPTRQHQSQEQ, translated from the coding sequence GTGACCAGCACAGGCACCAGCACAGGCATACGACTGCACGCACCCGCACCCGGGTGGAACATCTCCGCGGACGTGGTCGTGGTCGGCTCCGGGGTGGCCGGGCTGACCGCGGCCCTGCGCTGCGAGGCCGCCGGGCTCAGCACGGTCGTGGTCACCAAGGCACGCCTGGACGACGGCTCCACCCGCTGGGCCCAGGGCGGCATCGCCGCCGCGCTCGGCGAGGGCGACACGCCCGAACAGCACCTCGACGACACCCTGGTGGCGGGAGCCGGCCTGTGCGACGAGGAGGCCGTGCGGATCCTCGTCACCGAGGGCCCCGACGCGGTACGGCGGCTGATCTCCACGGGCGCCCACTTCGACACCGACGACGAGGGCGACATCCACCTCACCCGCGAGGGCGGCCACCACCGGCGCCGGATCGCGCACGCGGGCGGCGACGCCACCGGCGCGGAGGTCTCCCGTGCGCTCGTGGAGGCCGTGCACGCGCGTGGATTGCGCACGATCGAGAACGCGCTCGTGCTGGACCTGCTGACCGACGCCGAGGGCCGTACGGCCGGTGTCACCCTGCACGTCATGGGCGAGGGCCAGCACGACGGCGTGGGCGCCGTGTACGCCCCCGCGGTGGTCCTCGCGACCGGCGGCATGGGCCAGGTGTTCTCCGCGACCACCAACCCGTCGGTGTCCACCGGCGACGGCGTGGCGCTGGCGCTGCGCGCGGGCGCGGAGGTCAGCGACCTGGAGTTCGTCCAGTTCCACCCGACCGTGCTGTTCCTCGGCCCGGACGCCGAGGGCCAGCAGCCGCTGGTCTCCGAGGCGGTCCGCGGCGAGGGCGCCCGCCTGGTCGACGCCGACGGCGTGCGCTTCATGGTCGGTCAGCACGAGCTGGCCGAGCTGGCGCCCCGGGACATCGTCGCCAAGGGCATCCTGCGGCGGATGCTGGAGCAGGGCGCCGAGCACATGTACCTCGACGCCCGGCACTTCGGCGCCGACATGTGGGAGCACCGCTTCCCGACCATCCTGGCGGCCTGCCGTGCCAACGGCATCGACCCGCTCACCGACCTCATCCCGATCGCACCGGCCGCCCACTACGCCTCCGGGGGCGTGCGTACCGACGCCCACGGCCGAACCACCGTGCCGGGCCTGTACGCGTGCGGTGAGGTCGCCTGCACCGGCGTGCACGGCGCCAACCGCCTGGCCTCCAACTCCCTCCTGGAAGGCCTCGTCTACGCCGAGCGGATCGCCGCCGACATCGCCTCCGCGCGCGGTGACAGCGGCCTCCACGCGCGCGTGCCCGCACCGGTCCCCAACCCCGAGAAGCCCGCGCACCCGCTGCTCGCCGCCGAGGCCCGGTTCGCCATCCAGCGGATCATGACCGAGGGTGCGGGCGTGCTGCGCTCCGCGGAGTCCCTGGGGAAGGCCGCGGAACAGCTCCAGCGGCTGCACAGCGAGGCCCGCGACGCGCTCGAGCAGAACGGCAAGACCGCCGAGCCCGGCGTCGACACCTGGGAGGCCACCAACCTGATGTGCGTGGCCCGCGTCCTGGTCGCCGCCGCGCGGCTGCGCGAGGAGACCCGCGGCTGCCACTGGCGCGAGGACCGCGCCGAGCGCGACGACGCCCACTGGCGGCGCCACATCGTCGTACGGCTGAATCCCGACCGGACGCTGGCCGTGCGCACCACGGACACCGCAGACTTCCCCCCGACCCGGCAGCACCAGTCCCAGGAGCAGTGA
- a CDS encoding BlaI/MecI/CopY family transcriptional regulator has protein sequence MTRVWKWNRPVTVREVLEDLQRERSIAYTTVMTVLDNLHQKGWVRREAEGRAYRYEAVSTRAAYAAALMNDAWSQSDNAAAALVAFFGMMSDEQRRALRDAVRIVEGTTEGALAAPAREAAAEAPAEQRIDESADESGEEPAEDATEVTGEVPDTAEAAETGDENPGSARGGRGR, from the coding sequence ATGACGCGGGTGTGGAAGTGGAACCGCCCGGTGACCGTTCGAGAAGTCCTGGAAGACCTTCAGCGAGAACGGTCCATCGCGTACACCACCGTGATGACGGTTTTGGACAATCTCCATCAGAAGGGCTGGGTGCGCAGGGAAGCGGAGGGCCGTGCCTATCGATATGAGGCCGTGTCCACCCGGGCCGCCTACGCGGCCGCACTGATGAACGACGCCTGGTCCCAGAGTGACAACGCCGCCGCCGCTCTCGTCGCGTTCTTCGGGATGATGAGCGATGAACAGCGCCGGGCCCTGCGAGACGCCGTACGGATCGTGGAAGGCACCACCGAAGGCGCCCTTGCCGCACCCGCCCGGGAGGCCGCCGCCGAAGCGCCCGCTGAACAGCGCATCGATGAGTCCGCCGATGAGTCCGGCGAAGAACCCGCGGAAGACGCGACCGAAGTCACCGGCGAAGTCCCGGATACCGCCGAAGCCGCCGAAACCGGCGACGAGAACCCCGGCTCGGCACGCGGAGGCCGCGGACGATAG
- the panC gene encoding pantoate--beta-alanine ligase, producing MTTVLLRTAEELHARVRHGRRAVVMTMGALHEGHATLVRTAREIAGSDGEVVVTVFVNPLQFGAGEDLDRYPRTLDADVKVAEQAGADVVFAPAVEEVYPGGEPQVRVTAGPMGERLEGASRPGHFDGMLTVVAKLLHLTRPDVALYGQKDAQQLALIRRMVRDLNFGVDIVAVPTVREDDGLAMSSRNRYLSARERRTALALSQALFAGRDRHAAQEALRARAREVPSTRARAEALSALGESRAAADAAAVAKASPGAAAAVRAAARLVLDEAARLDPPLELDYLALVDPSDFTEIEDDFTGEAVLAVAARVGTTRLIDNLPLTFGAAS from the coding sequence ATGACCACAGTCCTGCTGCGCACCGCCGAGGAGTTGCACGCGCGCGTGCGGCACGGCCGCCGGGCCGTCGTGATGACCATGGGCGCCCTGCACGAGGGCCACGCCACCCTGGTCCGCACGGCGCGCGAGATCGCGGGGAGCGACGGCGAGGTCGTCGTCACCGTCTTCGTCAACCCGCTGCAGTTCGGCGCGGGCGAGGACCTCGACCGCTACCCGCGCACCCTGGACGCCGACGTGAAGGTCGCCGAACAGGCGGGCGCCGACGTCGTGTTCGCCCCGGCCGTGGAGGAGGTCTACCCGGGCGGCGAACCACAGGTCCGCGTCACGGCCGGCCCCATGGGGGAGCGCCTGGAGGGCGCCTCGCGCCCCGGCCACTTCGACGGCATGCTCACCGTCGTCGCCAAACTGCTGCACCTCACCCGTCCCGACGTGGCGCTCTACGGCCAGAAGGACGCCCAGCAACTCGCCCTGATCCGCCGCATGGTGCGCGATCTGAACTTCGGCGTGGACATCGTCGCCGTACCCACCGTGCGCGAGGACGACGGCCTGGCCATGTCCAGCCGCAACCGCTACCTCTCCGCCCGGGAGCGGCGCACCGCCCTGGCCCTGTCCCAGGCCCTGTTCGCGGGCCGCGACCGGCACGCCGCCCAGGAGGCGCTGCGCGCGAGGGCCCGCGAGGTGCCCTCCACGCGCGCGCGTGCCGAGGCGCTCAGCGCCCTCGGGGAGTCCCGCGCGGCCGCCGACGCCGCCGCCGTCGCCAAGGCGTCCCCCGGGGCGGCCGCCGCCGTCCGCGCGGCCGCGCGGCTGGTCCTGGACGAGGCCGCGCGCCTCGACCCGCCGCTCGAACTCGACTACCTCGCCCTCGTCGACCCGTCCGACTTCACCGAGATCGAGGACGACTTCACCGGCGAGGCCGTCCTCGCCGTCGCCGCCCGGGTCGGCACGACCCGGCTGATCGACAACCTTCCTCTCACCTTCGGAGCCGCCTCGTGA
- the nadC gene encoding carboxylating nicotinate-nucleotide diphosphorylase: protein MSTDDLPLASTGGCGDGCACGAEGDEEYLECGLDPALAQLLADAGLDPVEVEDVAGVAIQEDLAHGVDVTTVATIPEDAVATGDFTAREAGVAAGLRVAEAVLSVVCTDEFEVERHVDDGDRVEAGQKLLSVTTRTRDLLTAERSALNLLCRLSGIATATRAWADALDGTKARVRDTRKTTPGLRALEKFAVRCGGGVNHRMSLSDAALVKDNHVVAAGGVAQAFKAVRETFPDVPIEVEVDTLHQLREVVDAGADLILLDNFTPGECEEAVAIVDGRALLEASGRLTLDNARAYAETGVDYLAVGALTHSSPILDIGLDLREAE, encoded by the coding sequence GTGAGCACCGACGACCTCCCCCTCGCCTCGACCGGCGGCTGCGGCGACGGCTGCGCCTGCGGCGCCGAGGGCGACGAGGAATACCTGGAGTGCGGGCTCGACCCCGCGCTCGCGCAGCTCCTAGCCGACGCCGGACTCGACCCCGTGGAGGTCGAGGACGTGGCAGGCGTCGCCATCCAGGAGGACCTCGCCCACGGCGTGGACGTGACGACCGTGGCGACCATCCCCGAGGACGCCGTCGCCACCGGCGACTTCACCGCGCGTGAGGCCGGCGTGGCGGCCGGTCTCCGGGTCGCCGAGGCCGTCCTCTCGGTGGTCTGCACGGACGAGTTCGAGGTGGAGCGGCACGTCGACGACGGCGACCGTGTGGAAGCCGGGCAGAAGCTGCTGTCGGTCACCACGCGCACGCGTGACCTGCTGACCGCCGAGCGCAGCGCCCTCAACCTGCTGTGCCGTCTGTCCGGCATCGCCACCGCCACGCGCGCGTGGGCGGACGCCCTGGACGGCACGAAGGCACGCGTGCGTGACACGCGGAAGACGACGCCGGGCCTCAGGGCGCTGGAGAAGTTCGCCGTCCGCTGCGGCGGCGGCGTCAACCACCGCATGTCGCTGTCGGACGCGGCCCTGGTCAAGGACAACCACGTGGTGGCCGCCGGCGGCGTGGCGCAGGCCTTCAAGGCCGTACGGGAGACCTTCCCGGACGTGCCGATCGAGGTCGAGGTCGACACCCTGCACCAGCTGCGCGAGGTCGTGGACGCAGGCGCCGACCTGATCCTGCTGGACAACTTCACGCCGGGCGAGTGCGAGGAGGCCGTGGCGATCGTCGACGGCCGGGCGCTGCTGGAGGCGTCGGGCCGGCTGACCCTGGACAACGCGCGCGCGTACGCGGAGACCGGCGTCGACTACCTGGCCGTGGGAGCCCTGACCCACTCCTCGCCGATCCTCGACATCGGCCTGGACCTGCGTGAGGCGGAGTAA
- a CDS encoding amino-acid N-acetyltransferase, whose translation MSAERPEVTTKAITVRRARTSDVPAVRRLLDAYVRERILLDKATVTLYEDIQEFWVAERDDNAEVVGCGALHVMWEDLAEVRTLAVKPGLKGAGVGHQLLEKLLQTARWLGVRRVFCLTFEVDFFGKHGFVEIGETPVDTDVYAELLRSYDEGVAEFLGLERVKPNTLGNSRMLLHL comes from the coding sequence ATGTCCGCAGAGCGTCCCGAAGTCACCACGAAAGCCATCACCGTCCGGCGGGCCCGGACCAGCGATGTCCCGGCCGTACGCCGGCTGCTGGACGCCTACGTCCGCGAGCGCATCCTGCTCGACAAAGCCACGGTGACCCTTTACGAGGACATCCAGGAGTTCTGGGTCGCCGAACGGGACGACAACGCCGAGGTCGTCGGCTGCGGCGCACTGCACGTGATGTGGGAAGACCTGGCCGAAGTGCGCACGCTCGCGGTGAAGCCGGGCCTGAAGGGGGCCGGAGTCGGACACCAGTTGCTGGAGAAGTTGCTGCAGACCGCGCGCTGGCTCGGCGTTCGCCGCGTTTTCTGCCTGACCTTCGAAGTCGACTTCTTCGGGAAGCACGGCTTCGTGGAGATCGGCGAGACGCCCGTCGACACCGATGTCTACGCGGAGCTCCTGCGTTCCTATGACGAGGGCGTCGCGGAGTTCCTCGGTCTCGAACGAGTGAAACCGAACACCCTGGGCAACAGCAGGATGCTTCTGCATCTGTGA
- a CDS encoding ATP-dependent Clp protease ATP-binding subunit, with amino-acid sequence MFERFTDRARRVVVLAQEEARMLNHNYIGTEHILLGLIHEGEGVAAKALESLGISLEAVRQQVEEIIGQGQQAPSGHIPFTPRAKKVLELSLREALQLGHNYIGTEHILLGLIREGEGVAAQVLVKLGADLNRVRQQVIQLLSGYQGKETAAAGGPAEGTPSTSLVLDQFGRNLTQAARESKLDPVIGREKEIERVMQVLSRRTKNNPVLIGEPGVGKTAVVEGLAQAIVKGEVPETLKDKHLYTLDLGALVAGSRYRGDFEERLKKVLKEIRTRGDIILFIDELHTLVGAGAAEGAIDAASILKPMLARGELQTIGATTLDEYRKHLEKDAALERRFQPIQVAEPSLPHTIEILKGLRDRYEAHHRVSITDEALVQAATLADRYISDRFLPDKAIDLIDEAGSRMRIRRMTAPPDLREFDEKIAAVRRDKESAIDSQDFEKAASLRDKEKQLLAAKAKREKEWKAGDMDVVAEVDGELIAEVLATATGIPVFKLTEEESSRLLRMEDELHKRVIGQVDAVKALSKAIRRTRAGLKDPKRPGGSFIFAGPSGVGKTELSKALAEFLFGDEDALISLDMSEFSEKHTVSRLFGSPPGYVGYEEGGQLTEKVRRKPFSVVLFDEVEKAHPDIFNSLLQILEDGRLTDSQGRVVDFKNTVIIMTTNLGTRDISKGFNLGFAASGDTKTNYERMKNKVSDELKQHFRPEFLNRVDDVVVFPQLTQEDILRIVDLMISKVDERLKDRDMGIELSQSAKELLAKKGYDPVLGARPLRRTIQREIEDSLSEKILFGELRPGHIVVVDTEGDGETKTFTFRGEEKSALPDVPPIEQAAGGAGPNLSKDV; translated from the coding sequence ATGTTCGAGAGGTTCACCGACCGCGCGCGGCGGGTTGTCGTCCTGGCTCAGGAAGAAGCCCGGATGCTCAACCACAACTACATCGGCACCGAGCACATTCTCCTGGGCCTGATCCATGAGGGTGAGGGTGTCGCCGCCAAGGCCCTTGAGAGCCTCGGGATTTCGCTCGAGGCGGTCCGCCAGCAGGTGGAGGAGATCATCGGCCAGGGCCAGCAGGCCCCGTCCGGGCACATTCCCTTCACCCCCCGTGCCAAGAAGGTCCTGGAGCTGTCGCTCCGCGAGGCCCTTCAGCTGGGCCACAACTACATCGGCACGGAGCACATCCTGCTCGGCCTGATCCGCGAGGGCGAGGGCGTCGCCGCCCAGGTCCTGGTCAAGCTGGGCGCAGATCTCAACCGGGTGCGGCAGCAGGTCATCCAGCTGCTCTCCGGTTACCAGGGCAAGGAGACCGCCGCCGCCGGCGGGCCTGCCGAGGGCACCCCCTCGACGTCCCTGGTCCTCGACCAGTTCGGCCGGAACCTCACCCAGGCCGCTCGTGAGTCCAAGCTCGACCCGGTCATCGGGCGCGAGAAGGAGATCGAGCGGGTCATGCAGGTGCTGTCCCGCCGTACCAAGAACAACCCGGTTCTGATCGGTGAGCCCGGCGTCGGCAAGACGGCCGTCGTCGAGGGCCTCGCCCAGGCCATCGTCAAGGGCGAGGTGCCCGAGACCCTCAAGGACAAGCACCTCTACACCCTGGACCTCGGCGCGCTGGTCGCCGGCTCCCGCTACCGCGGTGACTTCGAGGAGCGCCTGAAGAAGGTGCTCAAGGAGATCCGCACCCGCGGCGACATCATCCTGTTCATCGACGAGCTGCACACGCTGGTCGGTGCGGGTGCCGCCGAGGGCGCCATCGACGCGGCCTCCATCCTGAAGCCGATGCTGGCCCGCGGTGAGCTGCAGACCATCGGTGCGACCACCCTGGACGAGTACCGCAAGCACCTGGAGAAGGACGCGGCCCTGGAGCGCCGCTTCCAGCCCATCCAGGTCGCCGAGCCGTCCCTGCCGCACACGATCGAGATCCTCAAGGGTCTGCGCGACCGGTACGAGGCGCACCACCGCGTCTCCATCACCGACGAGGCGCTGGTCCAGGCCGCCACCCTGGCCGACCGGTACATCTCGGACCGCTTCCTGCCGGACAAGGCGATCGACCTCATCGACGAGGCCGGTTCGCGGATGCGCATCCGCCGGATGACCGCGCCGCCGGACCTGCGCGAGTTCGACGAGAAGATCGCCGCCGTGCGCCGGGACAAGGAGTCCGCGATCGACTCGCAGGACTTCGAGAAGGCCGCCTCCCTGCGCGACAAGGAGAAGCAGCTCCTGGCCGCAAAGGCGAAGCGGGAGAAGGAGTGGAAGGCCGGCGACATGGACGTCGTCGCCGAGGTCGACGGCGAGCTGATCGCCGAGGTCCTCGCCACGGCCACCGGCATCCCGGTCTTCAAGCTGACCGAGGAGGAGTCCAGCCGCCTGCTGCGCATGGAGGACGAGCTCCACAAGCGGGTCATCGGCCAGGTCGACGCCGTCAAGGCGCTGTCGAAGGCGATCCGCCGTACGCGTGCGGGCCTGAAGGACCCGAAGCGTCCGGGTGGCTCGTTCATCTTCGCCGGCCCGTCCGGTGTCGGTAAGACCGAGCTGTCCAAGGCGCTCGCCGAGTTCCTCTTCGGTGACGAGGACGCGCTGATCTCCCTCGACATGTCGGAGTTCAGCGAGAAGCACACGGTCTCCCGCCTCTTCGGTTCGCCCCCCGGTTACGTGGGCTACGAGGAGGGCGGTCAGCTGACGGAGAAGGTGCGCCGGAAGCCGTTCTCGGTCGTCCTCTTCGACGAGGTCGAGAAGGCCCACCCGGACATCTTCAACTCGCTGCTGCAGATCCTGGAGGACGGTCGCCTGACCGACTCCCAGGGCCGGGTCGTGGACTTCAAGAACACGGTCATCATCATGACGACCAACCTCGGCACCCGGGACATCTCCAAGGGCTTCAACCTGGGCTTCGCGGCCTCGGGTGACACGAAGACCAACTACGAGCGCATGAAGAACAAGGTCTCGGACGAGCTCAAGCAGCACTTCCGGCCCGAGTTCCTCAACCGCGTCGACGACGTGGTCGTCTTCCCGCAGCTCACGCAGGAGGACATCCTGCGGATCGTCGACCTGATGATCAGCAAGGTGGACGAGCGTCTGAAGGACCGGGACATGGGCATCGAGCTCTCCCAGTCCGCCAAGGAGCTGCTGGCCAAGAAGGGCTACGACCCCGTCCTGGGCGCCCGGCCGCTGCGCCGGACGATCCAGCGCGAGATCGAGGACTCGCTCTCCGAGAAGATCCTCTTCGGCGAGCTGCGTCCCGGTCACATCGTGGTCGTGGACACCGAGGGCGACGGCGAGACCAAGACCTTCACCTTCCGGGGTGAGGAGAAGTCGGCGCTGCCGGACGTCCCGCCGATCGAGCAGGCGGCCGGCGGAGCCGGTCCGAACCTGAGCAAGGACGTGTAA
- a CDS encoding DUF2520 domain-containing protein has product MSTSQQPDPRGRPARLTVGVVGAGRVGPALASALQLAGHRPVAVSGVSDASRRRAGLMLPDVPLVPPAEVLERAELVLLTVPDDTLPGLVAGLADTGAVRPGQLLVHTSGRYGARVLDPALRAGALPLALHPAMTFTGTPVDVQRLAGCSFGVTAPEELRLAAEALVIEMGGEPEWIAEEMRPLYHAALALGANHLVTLIAQSMDLLRESGVEAPGRMLGPLLGAALDNALRSGDAALTGPVARGDAGTVAAHVAELRRYAPQTVAGYLAMARATADRALAHGLLKPELAEDLLDVLADGSSGNGGADGADGAGGADGTGGTDLPDRTDGDGHGDEGDAR; this is encoded by the coding sequence GTGAGTACAAGCCAACAGCCAGATCCCAGGGGCCGCCCCGCGCGGCTCACCGTGGGCGTCGTCGGCGCCGGACGCGTCGGACCCGCCCTGGCCTCGGCCCTCCAGCTCGCCGGACACCGTCCGGTGGCCGTCTCCGGGGTCTCCGACGCCTCCCGGCGCAGGGCCGGGCTGATGCTCCCCGACGTGCCGCTGGTGCCGCCCGCCGAAGTGCTGGAGCGGGCCGAACTGGTGCTTCTCACCGTCCCCGACGACACCCTGCCCGGGCTCGTTGCGGGCCTCGCCGACACCGGCGCCGTACGGCCGGGGCAACTGCTCGTGCACACCTCCGGGCGGTACGGCGCCAGGGTGCTGGACCCCGCCCTGCGCGCGGGCGCGCTGCCGCTGGCCCTGCACCCCGCGATGACGTTCACCGGCACGCCGGTGGACGTGCAGCGGCTGGCCGGGTGCTCCTTCGGGGTCACCGCCCCCGAGGAGCTGCGGCTGGCCGCCGAGGCGCTGGTCATCGAGATGGGCGGCGAGCCGGAGTGGATCGCCGAGGAGATGCGGCCGCTGTACCACGCGGCACTCGCGCTGGGCGCCAACCACCTGGTGACGCTGATCGCCCAGTCCATGGACCTGCTGCGCGAGTCCGGCGTCGAGGCACCCGGCCGGATGCTCGGTCCGCTGCTCGGTGCCGCCCTGGACAACGCGCTGCGCTCGGGCGACGCGGCCCTCACCGGCCCGGTCGCGCGCGGGGACGCGGGCACGGTCGCCGCCCACGTCGCCGAACTGCGCCGGTACGCACCGCAGACCGTCGCCGGCTACCTGGCGATGGCCCGCGCCACCGCCGACCGCGCGCTCGCCCACGGCCTGCTGAAGCCGGAGCTGGCCGAGGACCTGCTGGACGTCCTCGCCGACGGGAGCAGCGGGAACGGCGGGGCCGACGGAGCGGACGGCGCCGGGGGAGCGGACGGTACCGGCGGTACCGACCTGCCCGACCGCACCGACGGCGACGGCCACGGCGACGAAGGAGATGCCCGATGA
- a CDS encoding SCO3374 family protein, with protein MVATLSTIPLPRRSLDPGGRTRHWYENELGWRTVPGAPVRLVVGHRFDVLDVPLEAGRAALRHLGQGSPVAVQGDRMRLLVATGSAEELPGLLRWLEWEALDLDLVALGPGTLMDAPPPTAGPTGARPLPGVGPAGARPLTRGGRGSQGAAAWLRPPEPGCEVEASLPTLSAVGGRGGAPDLVRLVDTAATQCHRIRLRRGHTRPPAFSE; from the coding sequence ATGGTCGCCACCCTTTCCACGATCCCCCTTCCCCGGCGGTCGCTCGACCCGGGCGGCCGCACGCGGCACTGGTACGAGAACGAACTGGGGTGGAGGACGGTGCCGGGCGCGCCGGTGCGGCTCGTCGTGGGTCACCGCTTCGACGTCCTGGACGTGCCGCTGGAGGCGGGCCGTGCGGCGCTGCGCCATCTGGGGCAGGGCTCTCCGGTGGCCGTGCAGGGGGACCGGATGCGGCTGCTGGTGGCCACGGGCAGCGCCGAGGAACTGCCGGGGCTGCTGCGGTGGCTGGAGTGGGAGGCGCTGGACCTGGACCTGGTGGCGCTGGGCCCGGGCACGCTGATGGACGCCCCGCCGCCCACCGCTGGGCCGACCGGAGCGCGGCCCCTGCCAGGAGTCGGGCCGGCCGGCGCCCGGCCGCTCACCCGGGGTGGGCGCGGTTCACAGGGGGCCGCCGCGTGGCTGCGGCCCCCCGAGCCTGGGTGCGAGGTCGAGGCCTCGCTGCCGACGCTGTCGGCCGTGGGAGGCCGTGGAGGCGCCCCCGATCTCGTACGGCTGGTGGACACCGCGGCGACGCAGTGCCACCGGATCCGGCTGCGGCGCGGGCACACCCGGCCGCCTGCGTTCTCCGAGTAG
- a CDS encoding type III pantothenate kinase — translation MLLTIDVGNTHTVLGLFDGEDILEHWRISTDARRTADELAVLLQGLMRMHPLLGDELGDGIDGIAICATVPSVLHELREVTRRYYGDVPAVLVEPGVKTGVPILTDNPKEVGADRIINAVAAVELYGGPAIVVDFGTATTFDAVSARGEYVGGVIAPGIEISVDALGVKGAQLRKIEVARPRSVIGKNTVEAMQAGIVYGFAGQVDGVVSRMARELADDPDDVTVIATGGLAPMVLGESSVIDEHEPWLTLIGLRLVYERNVSRI, via the coding sequence ATGCTCCTGACGATCGACGTCGGCAACACGCACACCGTCCTGGGCCTGTTCGACGGGGAGGACATCCTCGAGCACTGGCGCATCTCCACGGACGCCCGCCGCACGGCCGACGAGCTGGCGGTGCTCCTGCAGGGTCTGATGCGCATGCACCCGCTCCTCGGTGACGAGCTCGGCGACGGCATCGACGGCATCGCGATCTGCGCGACCGTCCCGTCGGTCCTGCACGAGCTGCGCGAGGTGACGCGGCGCTACTACGGCGACGTACCGGCCGTCCTGGTGGAGCCGGGCGTCAAGACGGGCGTGCCGATCCTGACCGACAACCCCAAGGAGGTCGGCGCGGACCGGATCATCAACGCGGTCGCCGCGGTCGAGCTCTACGGCGGCCCGGCGATCGTCGTGGACTTCGGTACGGCGACGACGTTCGATGCGGTCTCCGCGCGCGGGGAGTACGTCGGCGGCGTCATCGCCCCTGGCATCGAGATCTCCGTCGACGCGCTGGGCGTGAAGGGTGCGCAGCTGAGGAAGATCGAGGTGGCCAGGCCACGCAGCGTGATCGGCAAGAACACGGTCGAGGCCATGCAGGCGGGCATCGTCTACGGGTTCGCCGGGCAGGTCGACGGGGTGGTGAGCCGGATGGCGCGCGAGCTGGCCGACGATCCGGACGACGTCACCGTGATCGCGACGGGCGGGCTGGCGCCGATGGTGCTGGGGGAGTCGTCGGTGATCGACGAGCACGAGCCGTGGCTCACGCTCATCGGGCTGCGACTGGTGTACGAGCGGAACGTGTCGCGCATCTGA
- a CDS encoding Lsr2 family protein, whose product MAQKVQVLLVDDLDGGEADETVTFALDGKTYEIDLTTSNADKLRGLLEPYVKSGRRTGGRASGGRGKARVSSGAGQDTAQIRAWAKENGYEVNDRGRVPASIREAYEKANG is encoded by the coding sequence GTGGCACAGAAGGTTCAGGTCCTTCTTGTCGACGACCTCGACGGCGGCGAGGCGGACGAGACCGTGACGTTCGCGCTGGACGGCAAGACGTACGAGATTGATCTCACCACCTCCAATGCGGACAAGCTCCGTGGTCTTCTCGAGCCGTACGTGAAGAGTGGCCGGCGTACCGGGGGCCGCGCTTCGGGCGGGCGAGGAAAGGCGCGCGTGTCTTCCGGCGCCGGCCAGGACACCGCGCAGATCCGCGCCTGGGCGAAGGAGAACGGCTACGAGGTCAACGACCGCGGCCGTGTTCCCGCGTCCATCCGCGAGGCGTACGAGAAGGCCAACGGCTGA